From the genome of Psychrilyobacter atlanticus DSM 19335, one region includes:
- the glsA gene encoding glutaminase A, translated as MEILLDKIVKKNKIKTKFGNVANYIPGLDKAQKEDLGICLLDMDGNRYVYGDYNKKFTIQSVSKPIALMLAMLDNGVDYVFSKVGTEPTGDAFNSMIRLETAIIKKPYNPMINAGAIAVSSMIKGENKEDKFKRLLDFFKLVTENDTLTYNEEIYLGENRTGNKNRAMAYFMKDQGVIESSVEESLDVYFKQCSIEVTTMDLAMVGMFLARNGRLSTGEKIISDYEARVVKSLMMTCGMYDGSGEFALKVGIPSKSGVGGGIMSVLPNKMGIGIYGPALDKKGNSIGGDGILEDLSKELDLSIF; from the coding sequence ATGGAAATTCTTTTAGATAAAATAGTTAAAAAAAATAAAATTAAAACAAAATTTGGAAATGTAGCTAACTACATACCTGGATTGGATAAAGCACAAAAAGAAGACTTGGGGATATGTTTATTGGACATGGATGGAAATAGATATGTATATGGTGACTATAATAAAAAATTTACTATTCAAAGTGTATCTAAACCAATAGCCCTTATGCTGGCTATGTTAGATAATGGTGTAGATTATGTATTTTCAAAAGTAGGAACTGAACCTACAGGAGATGCTTTTAATTCTATGATCAGACTGGAGACAGCTATTATAAAAAAACCTTATAATCCAATGATAAATGCAGGAGCTATAGCAGTTTCATCTATGATAAAAGGTGAAAATAAGGAAGATAAATTTAAGAGACTTCTGGATTTTTTCAAACTGGTAACTGAAAATGATACACTGACATACAATGAGGAAATATATTTAGGAGAAAATAGAACAGGAAATAAAAATAGGGCTATGGCTTATTTTATGAAAGACCAAGGAGTAATAGAATCCTCTGTAGAAGAGAGTCTGGATGTATACTTTAAGCAGTGTTCTATAGAAGTAACTACAATGGATCTGGCTATGGTTGGTATGTTTTTGGCTAGAAATGGAAGGTTATCTACTGGAGAAAAAATAATATCAGATTATGAGGCTAGAGTTGTAAAATCATTGATGATGACTTGTGGAATGTATGATGGATCTGGAGAGTTTGCTCTAAAAGTAGGAATACCATCAAAAAGTGGAGTAGGAGGAGGAATAATGTCAGTTCTTCCGAATAAAATGGGGATAGGAATATATGGTCCGGCTCTGGATAAAAAAGGTAACTCTATAGGTGGAGACGGTATATTAGAAGATCTATCCAAAGAATTGGATCTAAGTATATTTTAA
- a CDS encoding zinc ribbon domain-containing protein YjdM, with the protein MKTLPNCPKCNSEYTYEDGNLMVCPECSYEWNPEIEAAENAEKVYKDSNGNVLVDGDTVSVIKDLKVKGSSLVVKKGTKVRNIRLVDADHDIKCKIDGIGSMELKTEFVKKI; encoded by the coding sequence ATGAAAACTTTACCAAATTGTCCAAAATGCAATTCAGAATATACATATGAAGATGGAAACCTTATGGTCTGTCCTGAATGTTCATACGAGTGGAACCCAGAGATCGAAGCTGCAGAAAATGCAGAAAAAGTGTACAAAGATAGCAATGGAAATGTCTTAGTAGATGGAGATACAGTTAGTGTAATCAAAGACCTTAAAGTAAAAGGAAGTTCTCTTGTAGTAAAGAAAGGAACTAAAGTAAGAAACATAAGATTAGTAGATGCAGATCATGACATCAAATGTAAAATTGATGGTATCGGATCTATGGAATTAAAAACTGAATTCGTAAAAAAAATATAA